From a single Apium graveolens cultivar Ventura chromosome 2, ASM990537v1, whole genome shotgun sequence genomic region:
- the LOC141709070 gene encoding uncharacterized protein LOC141709070, with translation MMNSELKNNEQGNSRADTSIYNKQPSVAAKKMVLADVQNDKRVARSYRESSFPKDGGPTADKVKVSGTKRLTTLSPTSHLWPPRPDHTATKEHLLYTSKNTENTNRNMSSPPLKRFCRMQQETPEKQSQVVENNTHQVHMTTCNYMVPKNMLSNSNPSLESSPASFVSPGNGAGPAETVCLNDTSKDAPPSDSKRVKDQKIRQNWEERYVNLQNYLKTCDSESTQKNHIQNLRHLSAAELSMYAVELEKRAIQLTIEEGKEFQRMKALKIFDKFAASTNASQRSEPSPSKK, from the exons ATGATGAATTCGGAACTCAAAAACAATGAGCAAGGCAACAGTCGGGCGGATACTTCTATTTATAATAAACAGCCATCAGTAGCAGCCAAAAAGATGGTGCTGGCAGATGTTCAAAACGACAAAAGGGTAGCACGAAGCTATCGAGAAAGTTCTTTTCCTAAGGATGGAGGACCCACAGCAGATAAAGTTAAGGTTTCTGGAACTAAGAGGCTCACAACACTATCCCCTACAAGCCATCTTTGGCCTCCACGTCCTGATCACACAGCTACAAAAGAGCATCTTTTGTATACTTCTAAAAATACTGAGAACACAAATAGAAATATGAGCAGTCCTCCTCTGAAGCGTTTTTGCAGGATGCAGCAGGAAACACCCGAGAAACAATCCCAGGTGGTGGAGAATAATACACATCAGGTTCATATGACTACATGTAATTATATGGTTCCAAAGAATATGCTTTCTAATTCAAATCCGTCACTAGAATCGTCACCCGCTTCTTTTGTTAGTCCTGGTAATGGGGCTGGACCTGCTGAAACTGTTTGCCTTAATGACACCTCAAAGGATGCACCGCCCTCTGATTCTAAGAGGGTGAAAGACCAGAAAATTCGTCAAAATTGGGAAGAGCGTTACGTTAATTTACAGAATTATTTGAAGACATGTGACAGTGAGTCAACTCAGAAGAATCACATTCAAA ATCTTCGTCATCTTTCCGCGGCTGAACTTAGCATGTATGCAGTTGAACTGGAAAAAAGAGCAATCCAGTTAACAATAGAAGAAG GTAAAGAGTTCCAACGGATGAAGGCGCTTAAAATCTTTGACAAATTTGCTGCTAGTACAAATGCATCGCAAAGGAGTGAACCATCCCCGTCCAAGAAATGA